A window of the Cynocephalus volans isolate mCynVol1 chromosome 10, mCynVol1.pri, whole genome shotgun sequence genome harbors these coding sequences:
- the LOC134389321 gene encoding uncharacterized protein LOC134389321 produces the protein MGKQPARRDISPEGRANRLDAGITPSRRKKHQHLHGQQVAIIHCPGHQRGNNPVAAGNRRADEAAKQAALSVRVLAETIKLQEPIEPAQAKTRPGELTPDQGKEFIQRLHQLTHLGPEKLLQLASRTSLSIPNLRSTVQEVANRCPACAMTNAATTYRETGKRQRGDRPGVYWEVDFTEALEVVKTQIWDQIKEVYEPGAVAIPHPFQVGDQVLVRRHRTGSLEPRWKGPYLVLLTTPTAVKVDGIAAWVHASHLKPAPPSVPDESWELERTDNPLKLRIRRRRSKPTK, from the exons atgggcaagcagcctgccagaagggacatcagcccagaaggccgagctaatcgccttgacgcaggcattacgcctagccgaaggaaaaaacatcaacatctacacggacagcaggtcgccattatccactgcccgggccaccagagaggaaataaccctgtggcggccgggaaccggagggccgacgaggctgcaaaacaagccgccctgtcggtcagggtgctagcagaaactataaagcttcaagagccaatcgagcctgctcaagctaagaccaggccaggagagctcactcctgaccagggaaaggaattcattcagcggttacaccagctaacacacttaggaccagaaaagctccttcaactggcaagccgcaccagcctctccatcccgaacctccggtccactgttcaagaagtcgccaatcggtgtccggcttgcgccatgactaatgcggctaccacctaccgagagaccggaaaaagacaacggggagatcgacccggcgtatactgggaagtagactttacagag gctttagaagttgtaaaaacccagatctgggaccagatcaaggaggtatacgagccaggtgccgtggccatccctcatccgttccaggtcggagaccaagtgcttgttaggcgccatcggaccggcagccttgagcctcggtggaaaggcccgtacctggtgctactgaccacaccaacagcggtaaaagtagacggcattgcagcctgggtacatgcttctcacctcaagcctgcgccaccctccgtaccagatgaatcctgggagctggagaggactgataatcctcttaagttgcgcattcggcggcggcggagcaagcctaccaagtaa